One Streptomyces sp. NBC_00102 DNA segment encodes these proteins:
- the eccB gene encoding type VII secretion protein EccB: MASRRDELNAYTFAKRRLIAQFVQPHPSGSEEGAPKPLRAVVPGTVAGIVILAVFGAWGMFKPVAPTGWDTPNENVIIASKSTTRYVVLKTNGKTQLHPVLNMSSAKLLLDPDKGKVINVAESELDSGRIPHGATLGIPYAPDRLPDSGDAGAAKRWAVCERPGEGGRAIQKAAFVFAQREEKKTEGAGRLTSGELMYVEGQEDGVRHVVDAQGRAYTVDKSDELLLRTLVGERRTPQRVSSAWLATLHTGDPITFPKVPGTAGADAGVGGGLDPALDKVGMVLEATSGTTTQKYVVLQGRVAPVSEFTAKLLLSSRDLIGLGQAGTAKAVSAAAIAPGQSFGDDKKWPKDAPRAVNSASTTSGSRNTVCSVLREVNGDTGATTLSTWAGTGFPATLPTGSSSAYVTPGSGQLFRQFKGSDTSTGYLFLVTDTGLRYAMQSNGDSAGGDSGIGESGSAKEKAERLAEAQQAQTRLGYGKVTPAPVPAAWSEFLPTGPRLSTAAARQPQGS; the protein is encoded by the coding sequence ATGGCATCAAGGCGGGACGAACTCAACGCCTACACCTTTGCGAAGCGGAGGTTGATCGCACAGTTCGTGCAACCCCACCCGAGCGGCTCCGAGGAGGGGGCGCCGAAGCCCCTGCGCGCGGTGGTCCCCGGGACCGTCGCCGGCATCGTGATCCTCGCGGTCTTCGGCGCCTGGGGCATGTTCAAGCCGGTCGCACCCACCGGCTGGGACACCCCCAACGAGAACGTCATCATCGCCAGCAAGTCGACGACGCGTTACGTCGTCCTCAAGACCAACGGCAAGACGCAGCTCCACCCGGTCCTCAACATGTCCTCCGCGAAACTGCTGCTCGACCCGGACAAGGGCAAGGTCATCAACGTCGCCGAGTCCGAACTCGACAGCGGCAGGATTCCGCACGGAGCGACCCTCGGCATCCCGTACGCCCCCGACCGGCTGCCCGACAGCGGTGACGCCGGAGCCGCCAAGCGCTGGGCCGTCTGCGAGCGCCCCGGCGAGGGCGGCCGGGCGATCCAGAAGGCCGCGTTCGTCTTCGCCCAGCGGGAGGAGAAGAAGACCGAGGGCGCCGGGCGGCTCACCTCGGGAGAGCTGATGTACGTCGAAGGCCAGGAGGACGGGGTCCGCCACGTGGTGGATGCCCAGGGGCGCGCGTACACCGTCGACAAGAGCGACGAGCTCCTCCTGCGCACCCTCGTCGGTGAGCGCCGCACCCCGCAACGGGTCTCCTCCGCCTGGCTGGCGACCCTGCACACCGGCGACCCCATCACCTTTCCGAAAGTCCCCGGCACGGCCGGAGCGGACGCCGGAGTGGGCGGCGGACTGGACCCCGCGCTCGACAAGGTCGGCATGGTCCTCGAAGCGACCTCGGGCACCACGACCCAGAAGTACGTGGTCCTCCAGGGCCGGGTGGCGCCGGTCTCCGAGTTCACCGCCAAGCTGCTCCTCAGCAGCCGCGACCTCATCGGCCTCGGCCAGGCGGGCACCGCGAAGGCGGTCAGCGCCGCCGCCATCGCACCGGGCCAGTCCTTCGGCGACGACAAGAAATGGCCGAAGGACGCCCCTCGCGCCGTCAACTCCGCGAGCACCACGAGCGGCAGCCGCAACACCGTGTGCAGCGTGCTGCGCGAGGTGAACGGCGACACCGGAGCCACCACCCTCTCCACCTGGGCGGGCACCGGCTTCCCCGCCACCCTGCCCACCGGCTCCAGCAGCGCGTACGTCACCCCCGGCTCGGGGCAGCTCTTCCGCCAGTTCAAGGGCTCGGACACCTCCACCGGGTACCTCTTCCTGGTCACCGACACCGGGCTCCGGTACGCGATGCAGTCCAACGGCGACAGCGCCGGGGGCGACTCGGGGATCGGGGAATCCGGCTCCGCCAAGGAGAAGGCCGAGCGACTGGCCGAGGCGCAGCAGGCGCAGACCCGTCTCGGGTACGGGAAGGTCACCCCGGCCCCGGTCCCGGCGGCCTGGTCCGAGTTCCTGCCGACCGGCCCCCGACTGTCGACCGCGGCTGCCCGCCAGCCGCAGGGCTCCTGA
- a CDS encoding WXG100 family type VII secretion target → MSNNDGTTVVTYSSLEAAASAVERQSKQLDEDLAAIKRRVASVAELWQGEAKGAYDTAQAGWDKDARAIHESLVSITRAVREAASAYQAGDKKASQNF, encoded by the coding sequence ATGTCGAACAACGACGGTACGACCGTTGTCACATATTCCAGCCTTGAGGCGGCCGCTTCCGCCGTCGAGCGGCAGAGCAAGCAGCTCGACGAGGACCTCGCGGCGATCAAGCGCCGGGTCGCCTCCGTCGCCGAGCTCTGGCAGGGCGAGGCCAAGGGCGCGTACGACACCGCCCAGGCCGGCTGGGACAAGGACGCCCGGGCGATCCACGAGTCGCTGGTGTCGATCACCCGCGCCGTGCGCGAGGCCGCGTCCGCGTACCAGGCCGGTGACAAGAAGGCTTCGCAGAACTTCTAG
- a CDS encoding WXG100 family type VII secretion target, whose translation MADQKVTAESLLQLENELSTRYDSVKSQLKTLQATIDGLEGAWKGIGASAFDNKQREINDSMVSIGIRLQHFQEAIKAARTISHNTEEEVERALHGIDVVPGYTGGAGAPPTSSLSSF comes from the coding sequence ATGGCAGATCAGAAGGTCACAGCAGAAAGTCTCCTCCAGCTGGAGAACGAACTCTCGACGCGGTACGACTCCGTCAAGAGCCAGCTGAAGACGCTCCAGGCCACGATCGACGGCCTGGAAGGCGCCTGGAAGGGCATCGGCGCCTCCGCCTTCGACAACAAGCAGCGGGAGATCAACGACAGCATGGTGTCGATCGGCATCCGGCTGCAGCACTTCCAGGAGGCCATCAAGGCCGCCCGGACCATCTCCCACAACACCGAAGAAGAGGTCGAGCGGGCTCTCCACGGCATCGACGTGGTGCCGGGCTACACGGGCGGCGCGGGCGCGCCCCCCACGTCGAGCCTCAGCAGCTTCTGA
- the eccE gene encoding type VII secretion protein EccE has product MGTATRERTGRGTADASGTSRRQRRGRRPGTGPAAPSPSAAPAAAVLRSAARTSRVSPLLRQLVLVEVALGAAVVGAALGGMWMAPAMVVAGVLVVIAVIRRRGTALQDWMSTALAMRSRQRMPFRHEPDAEASLAPIAENVPGFAPFVYIDRERRTVGMLGDGTFLTAVVRVEASGEALRPAFGARALPLTLLGDALEVDDIVLESAQLVQQVRCAPAPHLPARSVARLSYTPLQEQTGAPALRMTWVAVKLDPELCREAVEARGGGVAGAQRCLVRMADHVASRITGAGFKATVLDQEELNAAVATSACANPIQSARAVRQDAGAQRRTKETSRVWRCDDRWHTTYAVDRWPELGRGATPLPKLVALLTSVPAYATTFSLTVRRGAHQGAVSVAGHVRITGGSDTELVSVRRTLVQAARVAKVGLVRLDREQLPGVLATLPLGGAQ; this is encoded by the coding sequence ATGGGCACTGCGACGCGCGAGCGTACGGGTCGGGGGACCGCGGATGCGTCCGGCACTTCCCGACGGCAACGCCGCGGCCGGCGGCCCGGGACCGGCCCCGCCGCCCCTTCCCCGTCCGCCGCACCCGCCGCCGCGGTCCTGCGGTCGGCCGCGCGGACCAGCAGGGTCAGCCCGCTGCTGCGGCAGTTGGTGCTGGTCGAGGTGGCGCTGGGAGCGGCGGTGGTGGGAGCCGCGCTCGGCGGGATGTGGATGGCCCCCGCCATGGTGGTCGCCGGCGTCCTGGTCGTGATCGCGGTCATCCGGCGGCGCGGTACCGCTCTGCAGGACTGGATGTCGACGGCGCTCGCGATGCGCTCCCGGCAGCGGATGCCCTTCCGTCACGAGCCGGACGCTGAGGCGTCGTTGGCGCCGATCGCGGAGAACGTGCCCGGTTTCGCCCCCTTCGTCTACATCGATCGGGAGCGCCGCACGGTCGGGATGCTCGGTGACGGCACCTTCCTCACCGCCGTGGTGCGGGTCGAGGCGAGCGGCGAGGCGCTCCGCCCGGCGTTCGGCGCGCGGGCGCTTCCGCTGACGCTGCTCGGCGATGCCCTCGAGGTGGACGACATCGTGCTGGAGTCGGCCCAGTTGGTGCAGCAGGTCCGCTGCGCCCCGGCGCCGCACCTTCCGGCGCGGTCGGTGGCCCGTCTCTCGTACACCCCCCTGCAGGAGCAGACCGGGGCTCCGGCCCTGCGGATGACGTGGGTCGCGGTGAAGCTCGACCCGGAGCTCTGCCGTGAGGCGGTGGAGGCGCGGGGCGGCGGGGTCGCCGGTGCCCAGCGCTGTCTGGTGCGGATGGCGGACCACGTGGCGAGCCGGATCACCGGGGCGGGGTTCAAGGCGACGGTGCTCGACCAGGAGGAGCTGAACGCGGCCGTGGCGACCTCCGCCTGCGCGAACCCGATCCAGTCGGCCCGCGCCGTGCGCCAGGACGCCGGGGCGCAGCGCAGGACGAAGGAGACCTCGCGGGTGTGGCGGTGCGACGACCGGTGGCACACGACGTACGCCGTCGACCGCTGGCCCGAGCTGGGCCGCGGCGCGACGCCGCTGCCCAAGCTGGTGGCCCTGCTGACCTCCGTACCGGCGTACGCCACGACGTTCAGCCTGACCGTGCGGCGCGGGGCTCACCAGGGTGCGGTGTCGGTGGCCGGGCACGTGCGGATCACCGGCGGTTCCGACACGGAGCTGGTGAGCGTGCGCAGGACACTGGTGCAGGCGGCCCGGGTGGCCAAGGTCGGTCTCGTACGGCTGGACCGCGAGCAGTTGCCCGGGGTACTCGCCACTCTTCCGCTGGGAGGCGCGCAGTGA
- a CDS encoding S8 family serine peptidase: protein MTAEMSHAPTRGRSRGARRRRLVGALAATAAWSACFSGLAPSAVAQDVQAKQWYLDAMQAEEMWKVSTGKGITVAVIDTGVNPDTSSLRGQVLKGWDATEAEGDENDDYDGHGTTMAELIAGTGNGGGLKGLAPDAKIIPYRISDTEFQDNNHVNAHDSEDAIRAAADTDARIISMSFGSDFPADEEREAAKYALSKGKLFFAAAGNDGDGANAVQYPAAYDEVVAVSSADNKGTVAKTSQHGGFVDLASPGVNVPDWCDKTFQSYCDSGGTSAATAIASASAALVWSAHPDWTANQVLRVLFDTAARDWADDETSAYLGHGLIRPSMNLLKHKGDPGDPDISPLTGKSTSASASGSGSTASPAPAGSASPSASASASSQPPQGESGDDAVVAGSSEPDSGGNNLGLIACAVVAVVVVGAGAFYFLRRRRGAV, encoded by the coding sequence ATGACCGCAGAAATGAGCCATGCCCCCACGCGCGGCAGATCCCGAGGTGCGCGTCGCCGCCGACTGGTCGGTGCGCTCGCAGCGACCGCGGCGTGGAGTGCCTGCTTCTCCGGGCTGGCTCCGTCCGCCGTGGCCCAGGACGTGCAGGCGAAACAGTGGTACCTGGACGCCATGCAGGCCGAGGAGATGTGGAAGGTCTCCACGGGCAAGGGCATCACGGTCGCCGTCATCGATACCGGCGTGAATCCCGATACGTCGTCGCTGCGGGGCCAGGTCCTCAAAGGCTGGGACGCCACCGAAGCTGAGGGCGACGAGAACGACGACTACGACGGACATGGCACCACCATGGCCGAGCTCATCGCCGGGACGGGCAACGGGGGCGGCCTGAAAGGGCTCGCACCGGATGCGAAGATCATTCCGTACCGGATCTCCGACACGGAGTTCCAGGACAACAATCACGTCAACGCCCACGACAGCGAAGACGCCATCCGAGCTGCTGCCGACACCGACGCGCGGATCATCAGCATGTCCTTCGGCAGCGATTTCCCTGCGGACGAGGAGCGTGAGGCGGCGAAGTACGCCCTGTCCAAGGGAAAGCTGTTCTTCGCCGCAGCGGGTAACGACGGTGACGGGGCCAACGCGGTCCAATACCCGGCGGCATACGACGAGGTCGTCGCAGTCTCCTCGGCTGACAACAAGGGGACGGTGGCCAAGACGTCCCAGCACGGTGGCTTTGTAGACCTCGCCTCACCGGGGGTCAACGTGCCCGACTGGTGCGACAAGACGTTCCAGTCGTACTGCGACAGTGGTGGAACCAGCGCGGCCACCGCCATCGCCTCCGCCTCCGCCGCGCTCGTCTGGTCCGCCCACCCCGACTGGACGGCGAACCAGGTGCTCCGGGTCCTCTTCGACACGGCCGCGCGGGACTGGGCCGACGACGAGACCAGCGCCTACCTCGGGCACGGTCTGATCCGCCCGTCGATGAACCTCCTCAAGCACAAGGGCGACCCGGGCGACCCCGACATCAGCCCGCTCACCGGGAAGAGCACGAGCGCCTCGGCCTCCGGGTCCGGTTCCACCGCCTCGCCCGCCCCCGCGGGCTCCGCTTCCCCCTCCGCGTCTGCTTCAGCTTCGTCACAGCCGCCACAGGGCGAGTCCGGTGACGACGCGGTTGTGGCAGGCTCCAGCGAGCCGGATTCGGGCGGCAACAACCTCGGCCTGATCGCCTGCGCGGTGGTGGCCGTGGTCGTCGTCGGCGCAGGCGCCTTCTACTTCCTCCGCAGGCGCCGCGGCGCCGTCTGA
- a CDS encoding WXG100 family type VII secretion target, giving the protein MTDTQPELTPAEQQDYDQGRVKSQIVVTDVTERVRKVAGSFFGGSGRPAGRTSFEGHDLNAMIDLVENSDPADLEAAGQALYKARDAIREAAKELGDHIAVVDWKGEANIAFRDWGAGLVAHATRLSEFADSAATQITVAGTGLASVKSSLPPRDTRAIRKAPKDIPSPERIDSNPEYAAAVKVEGHRQEAINQANRLASYYSVTSEVLATQEAPRFDMQLSVDMPRPRGKLKDPDASSGSSGQSGSGLPGHTSSTGTVRSVTGEVTSTQPHHTADELVTTKPVLDSDTRTEIDSVTPPSTLPPTTQSPSSAPPTATGGSPGPGSTVFPSTGPLGGGGVRGGSVKPASGTAGTAKGSARTGLPGGSNSATQRTATGNSGRSTGGSQNFGRSGGTSSASGRSGVSGGRPVAGQSGSSTGSTPRAGRGGITGGTPQQKPSASGASGARTGGRGTVIGGQSNGQGGASARSAGQRGVIGNGSSAGRPTGRGTAGSNGVVGTPRGRSGGKGFTSGGAGLVRPGGRREREEEEENNASTRPDYLTEDEETWTAGRPQAAPPVID; this is encoded by the coding sequence ATGACCGACACTCAGCCGGAGCTGACCCCGGCCGAACAGCAGGACTACGACCAGGGCAGGGTCAAGTCCCAGATCGTCGTCACGGACGTCACCGAACGGGTCCGCAAGGTGGCCGGCTCCTTCTTCGGAGGCTCGGGCCGTCCTGCGGGCCGTACCTCGTTCGAGGGGCACGACCTCAACGCGATGATCGACCTGGTCGAGAACTCCGACCCGGCCGACCTGGAGGCCGCCGGACAGGCGCTCTACAAGGCGCGGGACGCGATCAGGGAGGCGGCGAAGGAACTCGGCGACCACATCGCCGTCGTGGACTGGAAGGGCGAGGCCAACATCGCCTTCCGTGACTGGGGAGCGGGCCTGGTCGCCCACGCGACCCGGCTCAGCGAGTTCGCGGACTCCGCCGCCACCCAGATCACCGTCGCCGGTACCGGCCTGGCCTCGGTCAAGAGTTCCCTGCCCCCGCGCGACACCCGGGCGATCCGCAAGGCTCCCAAGGACATCCCCAGCCCGGAGCGCATCGACAGCAACCCGGAGTACGCGGCTGCCGTCAAGGTCGAGGGACACCGGCAGGAGGCCATCAACCAGGCCAACCGGCTGGCGTCCTACTACTCCGTCACCTCGGAGGTGCTGGCCACCCAGGAGGCGCCCCGGTTCGACATGCAGTTGTCGGTGGACATGCCGCGCCCGAGGGGCAAACTCAAGGATCCGGATGCATCCTCCGGCTCCTCCGGACAGTCGGGCAGCGGTCTTCCCGGACATACCTCCAGTACCGGCACGGTGAGGTCGGTGACCGGTGAGGTGACCAGCACACAACCGCACCACACCGCCGACGAACTGGTCACCACCAAGCCTGTCCTGGACAGTGACACACGCACCGAGATCGACAGCGTCACCCCGCCTTCGACACTCCCGCCCACGACGCAGAGCCCGTCGTCCGCGCCGCCCACCGCCACGGGCGGGTCCCCGGGGCCCGGCAGCACGGTGTTCCCGTCGACCGGTCCGCTCGGCGGCGGCGGGGTGCGGGGCGGCAGCGTGAAGCCGGCGTCCGGCACCGCGGGCACCGCGAAGGGCTCCGCCCGGACCGGCCTTCCGGGCGGAAGCAACTCGGCGACCCAGCGGACGGCAACCGGTAACTCGGGCCGCTCGACCGGTGGTTCCCAGAATTTCGGGCGTTCTGGCGGCACGTCGTCGGCCTCCGGCAGGTCCGGCGTGAGCGGCGGCCGTCCGGTGGCGGGCCAGAGCGGTTCGAGCACGGGCTCCACACCCCGGGCCGGACGCGGCGGCATCACGGGCGGAACACCCCAGCAGAAGCCCTCCGCCTCCGGAGCCTCGGGTGCGCGCACGGGTGGACGCGGCACGGTGATCGGTGGGCAGAGCAACGGTCAGGGAGGTGCGTCCGCGAGGAGCGCCGGCCAGCGCGGAGTCATCGGCAACGGCTCCTCCGCGGGCCGGCCGACGGGTCGCGGAACCGCGGGTTCGAACGGTGTCGTCGGCACTCCGCGCGGCCGTTCGGGAGGCAAGGGGTTCACCTCGGGCGGGGCGGGCCTGGTGCGCCCCGGAGGCCGGCGGGAGCGCGAGGAAGAGGAAGAGAACAACGCGTCGACGCGGCCCGACTACCTGACGGAAGACGAAGAGACCTGGACGGCAGGTCGGCCCCAGGCCGCACCGCCGGTGATCGACTAG
- the mycP gene encoding type VII secretion-associated serine protease mycosin — protein MISPNSTPSSRALKRRLLTVAAATAVTLVSVPVVPAAADDSTQCTFPSKPYAGRPWSLQRVLLDELWSRSTGKGVRVAVIDTGVDTANPQLKKAVDASAGANLMAKGLKDENGEPLPRGKENGTTDTVGHGTRVAGIIAAREEKDTGFVGLAPDATIIPIQQNDAQGHGTAKTLADAILYAVDTANADVINISQDTANAVEPEAALQQAVDHALAKEVVVVASAGNDGLDATDKRTYPASYPGVLAVASSDRNNERASFSQTGDWVGVAAPGVDMISTVPAGGHCSDNGTSFSAPYVAGVAALIKSIHPKWEQEEIVAQIEQTAERSVAGHDRLVGWGVVDPVRALTEDDQPVKEPTAREGMSDAEAPTPAELTLGETAEERDARLATYVVVGALVLVAAIAGVAVALRDARRRRLSGVRGA, from the coding sequence ATGATCTCCCCGAACTCCACACCATCTTCACGTGCGCTGAAGCGGCGTCTGCTCACGGTCGCGGCGGCGACCGCGGTCACCCTGGTCTCCGTACCGGTCGTCCCCGCGGCGGCCGACGACTCCACCCAGTGCACCTTCCCCTCGAAGCCCTACGCCGGCCGCCCCTGGTCGCTCCAGCGCGTACTGCTCGACGAACTCTGGAGCCGCTCCACCGGGAAGGGCGTCCGGGTCGCGGTGATCGACACCGGGGTCGACACGGCGAACCCGCAGCTGAAGAAGGCTGTCGACGCCTCGGCCGGCGCCAACCTGATGGCCAAGGGCCTCAAGGACGAGAACGGCGAACCACTCCCGCGCGGCAAGGAGAACGGCACGACGGACACCGTCGGCCACGGCACCAGGGTCGCCGGCATCATCGCCGCCCGCGAAGAGAAGGACACGGGCTTCGTGGGGCTCGCCCCCGACGCCACGATCATCCCGATCCAGCAGAACGACGCCCAGGGCCACGGCACGGCGAAGACCCTCGCCGACGCCATCCTGTACGCCGTCGACACCGCGAACGCCGACGTCATCAACATCTCGCAGGACACCGCCAACGCGGTGGAGCCCGAAGCGGCACTCCAGCAGGCCGTCGACCACGCGCTCGCCAAGGAGGTCGTCGTGGTCGCCTCGGCCGGCAACGACGGACTCGACGCGACCGACAAGAGGACCTACCCCGCCTCGTACCCGGGGGTTCTGGCGGTCGCCTCCTCGGACCGCAACAACGAACGCGCGAGCTTCTCCCAGACCGGTGACTGGGTGGGAGTCGCCGCCCCCGGCGTCGACATGATCTCCACCGTGCCCGCCGGAGGGCACTGCTCCGACAACGGCACCAGCTTCTCCGCCCCCTACGTGGCGGGCGTCGCGGCCCTGATCAAGTCCATCCACCCGAAGTGGGAGCAGGAGGAGATCGTCGCCCAGATCGAGCAGACCGCCGAGCGGTCCGTCGCGGGACACGACCGCCTGGTCGGCTGGGGAGTCGTCGACCCGGTACGCGCCCTCACCGAGGACGACCAGCCGGTCAAGGAGCCGACCGCCCGCGAAGGCATGAGCGACGCCGAGGCACCCACACCGGCCGAACTCACCCTGGGGGAGACGGCCGAGGAACGGGACGCCCGCCTCGCCACGTACGTCGTGGTGGGTGCCCTGGTGCTGGTCGCCGCGATAGCGGGAGTCGCCGTGGCGCTGCGCGACGCGCGTCGGCGGCGGCTCTCCGGGGTACGAGGCGCATGA
- a CDS encoding DUF397 domain-containing protein, which translates to MGTQQEKDELYALDITDAVWLSAPGTENEEERVEIAHLPEGAVAMRSSLDPDTVLRYTEAEWRAFVLGARDGEFDLK; encoded by the coding sequence ATGGGCACCCAGCAGGAGAAGGACGAGCTCTACGCGCTCGACATCACGGACGCCGTGTGGCTGAGCGCCCCCGGCACCGAGAACGAGGAGGAGCGGGTCGAGATCGCGCACCTGCCGGAGGGTGCGGTCGCGATGCGTTCCTCGCTGGACCCGGACACGGTGCTGCGCTACACCGAGGCGGAGTGGCGGGCCTTCGTACTCGGCGCCCGTGACGGGGAGTTCGACCTGAAGTAG
- a CDS encoding DUF6571 family protein, producing the protein MDLDALRFGNFSALDSALSDWERLVKNLKTLQGEVQDGLKATAVKADWAGLNANVTRDFVTKTAAEFTDAHTQASSIAAILGDTRGELVSYRGQLNSAIERGVAKNLTVRDTGKGTFAVDMNIHPDRAAAGTQVPEHSQQDVDRLRDEVQSILTKATESDATADETLRLLVDQAKYGFSDAGYQDRDSAAKALKDAKEAAALYSKGSGMSNAELTRLIALMKENKNDSLFAERFATGLGPEKTLSLYADLADDQQFYVHPRSGSGLSEEMQTRMKLLGGLESNLGTTLATATHSGSDDMAQWQRGLLVAGGKDVGTPGQDRVYGYQVMSNLMRNGAYEDDFLKSYGDSLIAFEKENTSDEVGGLQRRTTREDVLPWNHSGAFERLHYGAGNDAGSDPMTGFMEALGHNAEASTDFFDEGTNFDYLTEDREWFEDHAKTDAKTIAGYDSLGHALESATKGAPYDADPPQLHRDSETAAVAQRVVERYGQDAEYKGDKQTGLSGAQLLAKQEGIGDSLGSIGAAYIDDINWAMDGNAEKSVYAMDDGGRISSAERAHFDNSDLGLTKFISTLGQDPDAYASLGTAQQVYTTSLLHEHPPTIEADGDVSSSEAETVLRNGAEVQGVLDRSRAEEIKAGGMEADKKYNDAVDARIERDKMISGAVTGSLFALAPEATTGVAATVVPIVGDQTEGVVGGLIEKNLDEYAEAHHRDNSEKYHAEGNEVYASGYRASWQPGLSLLASADASDAWSDADYRRLSDALTEAQKLGYSSGSQNQENVGQLPTPAGAGS; encoded by the coding sequence ATGGACCTCGACGCACTGCGTTTCGGCAACTTCTCCGCGCTCGACAGTGCCCTCTCGGACTGGGAACGGCTGGTCAAGAACCTGAAGACGCTTCAGGGCGAGGTCCAGGACGGTCTGAAGGCAACGGCGGTGAAGGCCGACTGGGCAGGCCTCAACGCCAACGTCACTCGCGACTTCGTCACGAAGACCGCCGCGGAGTTCACCGACGCGCACACCCAGGCGAGCAGCATCGCCGCCATCCTCGGCGACACCCGCGGTGAACTCGTCTCCTACCGGGGGCAGCTCAACTCCGCGATCGAGCGCGGGGTGGCGAAGAACCTCACGGTCAGGGACACCGGGAAGGGCACGTTCGCCGTCGACATGAACATCCACCCGGACCGCGCCGCCGCCGGAACCCAGGTGCCCGAGCACAGCCAGCAGGACGTGGACCGCCTGCGCGACGAGGTCCAGTCCATCCTGACCAAGGCCACCGAGAGCGACGCCACCGCGGACGAGACGCTCCGGCTCCTCGTGGACCAGGCGAAGTACGGCTTCTCCGACGCCGGTTACCAGGACCGCGACTCCGCCGCCAAAGCCCTCAAGGACGCCAAGGAGGCTGCCGCGCTCTACTCCAAGGGCTCCGGCATGTCGAACGCGGAACTCACCCGGCTCATCGCGCTCATGAAGGAGAACAAGAACGATTCCCTGTTCGCCGAGCGCTTCGCGACCGGTCTCGGCCCGGAGAAGACCCTCTCGCTCTACGCCGACCTCGCCGACGACCAGCAGTTCTACGTGCACCCGCGCTCCGGGAGCGGCCTCTCGGAGGAGATGCAGACCCGGATGAAACTGCTCGGCGGGCTGGAGTCGAACCTCGGCACCACCCTGGCGACGGCCACCCACTCGGGCAGCGACGACATGGCGCAGTGGCAGAGGGGCCTCCTGGTGGCGGGCGGAAAGGATGTCGGCACCCCCGGGCAGGACCGCGTCTACGGGTATCAGGTGATGAGCAACCTGATGAGGAACGGCGCGTACGAGGACGACTTCCTGAAGAGCTACGGGGACAGCCTGATCGCGTTCGAGAAGGAGAACACCTCCGACGAGGTCGGCGGCCTCCAGCGGCGGACCACACGCGAGGACGTCCTCCCGTGGAACCACTCCGGCGCCTTCGAGCGGCTTCACTACGGGGCGGGGAACGACGCCGGTTCCGACCCGATGACGGGCTTCATGGAAGCCCTGGGACACAACGCCGAGGCCTCCACGGACTTCTTCGACGAGGGAACCAACTTCGACTACCTCACCGAGGACCGGGAGTGGTTCGAGGACCACGCGAAGACCGACGCCAAGACCATCGCCGGGTACGACTCACTGGGACACGCCCTGGAGTCGGCGACCAAGGGCGCCCCTTACGACGCCGACCCGCCGCAGCTGCACCGCGACAGCGAGACCGCCGCCGTCGCCCAGCGGGTCGTGGAGCGCTACGGGCAGGACGCCGAGTACAAGGGCGACAAGCAGACCGGCCTCAGCGGTGCTCAGCTCCTGGCCAAGCAGGAGGGGATCGGCGACAGTCTGGGCAGTATCGGTGCCGCCTACATCGACGACATCAACTGGGCCATGGACGGCAACGCCGAGAAATCGGTGTACGCGATGGACGACGGCGGACGCATCTCGTCCGCCGAGCGGGCCCACTTCGACAACAGCGATCTCGGCCTCACCAAGTTCATCAGCACCCTCGGCCAGGACCCCGACGCCTACGCGTCGCTGGGCACCGCCCAGCAGGTGTACACCACGTCGCTGCTCCACGAACACCCGCCCACGATCGAGGCCGACGGCGACGTCTCGTCCAGCGAGGCCGAGACGGTCCTGCGCAACGGCGCCGAGGTCCAGGGCGTCCTGGACCGGTCGCGGGCGGAGGAGATCAAGGCCGGCGGGATGGAGGCGGACAAGAAGTACAACGACGCGGTCGACGCCCGGATCGAGCGGGACAAGATGATCTCCGGCGCCGTGACCGGCAGCCTCTTCGCGCTCGCCCCCGAAGCGACGACCGGGGTGGCCGCGACGGTGGTTCCGATCGTGGGGGACCAGACCGAGGGAGTGGTGGGCGGCCTGATCGAGAAGAACCTCGACGAGTACGCGGAAGCGCACCACCGGGACAACTCGGAGAAGTACCACGCGGAGGGGAACGAGGTGTACGCGAGCGGCTATCGGGCGTCCTGGCAGCCGGGTCTTTCGCTGCTGGCGTCGGCCGACGCGTCCGATGCCTGGTCGGATGCCGACTACCGCAGGCTGAGTGACGCTCTCACGGAAGCCCAGAAACTCGGCTACAGCAGCGGGAGTCAGAATCAGGAGAACGTCGGGCAGCTCCCGACCCCCGCGGGGGCAGGCTCATGA